Proteins encoded in a region of the Pelobates fuscus isolate aPelFus1 chromosome 11, aPelFus1.pri, whole genome shotgun sequence genome:
- the RBM42 gene encoding RNA-binding protein 42 isoform X2, translated as MAGKSGEERLKEMEAEMALFEQEVLGAPVALPAVDPVPLAAPAVPAVPVVPAVPAVPVIPPMPAVPVIRPIIATNTYHQIQQSLEARAAAAASVVAPMMVPPVQFVGPAIPPPRPPMMRPSFIPHALQRPPDHLPAMPRPSFIPHVLQQRAVGPRHLGMPPPQPLMNPMHGPPPPLMSHHMPPPPPLTMRSGPPPAAVGPMPPPPRTVQTSPKINPTVIQAAPTVYTAPPVRKPEEEIVEVPTLPDEKEISFDETVIGPSMPELEPVQPEVVVEPVQEDKKKAKPEKLKRCIRTAAGTSWEDQSLLEWDTDDFRIFCGDLGNEVNDDILARAFSRYPSFLKAKVIRDKRTGKTKGYGFVSFKDPNDYVRAMREMNGKYVGSRPIKLRKSMWKDRNIDIVRKKQREKKKLGLR; from the exons ATGGCGGGGAAAAGCGGAGAGGAGAGACTGAAGGAGATGGAGGCAGAGATGGCGCT GTTTGAGCAGGAGGTCCTTGGTGCTCCTGTTGCGCTGCCTGCAGTTGATCCTGTTCCTTTGGCTGCCCCTGCGGTCCCAGCAGTGCCCGTAGTCCCAGCTGTGCCAGCTGTTCCTGTTATCCCGCCAATGCCGGCAGTTCCTGTAATTCGACCTATTATTGCAACAAACACCTATCACCAG ATACAGCAGAGCTTGGAAGCCAGGGCAGCGGCTGCAGCAAGTGTGGTAGCTCCTATGATGGTCCCCCCTGTACAGTTTGTTGGTCCAG CTATTCCTCCACCAAGGCCACCTATGATGAGACCTAGTTTTATACCCCATGCTTTACAGCGGCCACCTGATCACCTACCTGCGATGCCCCGGCCTTCCTTTATACCCCACGTCCTCCAGCAGCGAGCAG TGGGCCCACGGCATCTGGGAATGCCTCCACCTCAGCCTCTAATGAATCCAATGCATGGTCCTCCCCCACCACTGATGAGTCATCATATGCCGCCGCCACCACCATTAACCATGCGAAGCGGCCCTCCT CCAGCTGCAGTGGGCCCCATGCCACCCCCACCTCGAACTGTGCAAACCTCACCTAAAATCAATCCGACTGTCATACAAGCCGCACCTACTgtatacactgcaccccctgtGAGAAAGCCTGAG GAGGAAATAGTGGAGGTGCCAACCTTGCCTGATGAAAAGGAGATAAGTTTTGATGAAACTGTGATTGGCCCCAGCATGCCTGAACTTGAACCTGTACAGCCTGAG GTGGTGGTAGAACCAGTTCAGGAGGATAAAAAGAAAGCAAAGCCAGAGAAATTAAAGCGGTGTATTCGTACAGCGGCTGGGACTAGCTGGGAGGATCAGAGTCTGCTAGAATGGGATACAG ATGACTTTCGGATATTCTGTGGCGATTTGGGTAATGAAGTAAACGATGATATTTTGGCTCGGGCATTCAGCCGATATCCCTCGTTCCTGAAGGCCAAAGTGATTCGTGACAAACGCACAGGGAAGACCAAAGGATATGGCTTTGTGAGCTTCAAGGACCCTAATGACTATGTGCGAGCCATGCGGGAGATGAATG GAAAGTATGTTGGCTCGCGGCCCATCAAGCTCAGGAAAAGCATGTGGAAAGACCGCAATATAGATATTGTGCGCAAGAAGCAGAGAGAGAAGAAGAAACTCGGCCTGAGATAA
- the RBM42 gene encoding RNA-binding protein 42 isoform X1 — translation MAGKSGEERLKEMEAEMALFEQEVLGAPVALPAVDPVPLAAPAVPAVPVVPAVPAVPVIPPMPAVPVIRPIIATNTYHQIQQSLEARAAAAASVVAPMMVPPVQFVGPAIPPPRPPMMRPSFIPHALQRPPDHLPAMPRPSFIPHVLQQRAVGPRHLGMPPPQPLMNPMHGPPPPLMSHHMPPPPPLTMRSGPPPAAVGPMPPPPRTVQTSPKINPTVIQAAPTVYTAPPVRKPEEEIVEVPTLPDEKEISFDETVIGPSMPELEPVQPEQVVVEPVQEDKKKAKPEKLKRCIRTAAGTSWEDQSLLEWDTDDFRIFCGDLGNEVNDDILARAFSRYPSFLKAKVIRDKRTGKTKGYGFVSFKDPNDYVRAMREMNGKYVGSRPIKLRKSMWKDRNIDIVRKKQREKKKLGLR, via the exons ATGGCGGGGAAAAGCGGAGAGGAGAGACTGAAGGAGATGGAGGCAGAGATGGCGCT GTTTGAGCAGGAGGTCCTTGGTGCTCCTGTTGCGCTGCCTGCAGTTGATCCTGTTCCTTTGGCTGCCCCTGCGGTCCCAGCAGTGCCCGTAGTCCCAGCTGTGCCAGCTGTTCCTGTTATCCCGCCAATGCCGGCAGTTCCTGTAATTCGACCTATTATTGCAACAAACACCTATCACCAG ATACAGCAGAGCTTGGAAGCCAGGGCAGCGGCTGCAGCAAGTGTGGTAGCTCCTATGATGGTCCCCCCTGTACAGTTTGTTGGTCCAG CTATTCCTCCACCAAGGCCACCTATGATGAGACCTAGTTTTATACCCCATGCTTTACAGCGGCCACCTGATCACCTACCTGCGATGCCCCGGCCTTCCTTTATACCCCACGTCCTCCAGCAGCGAGCAG TGGGCCCACGGCATCTGGGAATGCCTCCACCTCAGCCTCTAATGAATCCAATGCATGGTCCTCCCCCACCACTGATGAGTCATCATATGCCGCCGCCACCACCATTAACCATGCGAAGCGGCCCTCCT CCAGCTGCAGTGGGCCCCATGCCACCCCCACCTCGAACTGTGCAAACCTCACCTAAAATCAATCCGACTGTCATACAAGCCGCACCTACTgtatacactgcaccccctgtGAGAAAGCCTGAG GAGGAAATAGTGGAGGTGCCAACCTTGCCTGATGAAAAGGAGATAAGTTTTGATGAAACTGTGATTGGCCCCAGCATGCCTGAACTTGAACCTGTACAGCCTGAG cagGTGGTGGTAGAACCAGTTCAGGAGGATAAAAAGAAAGCAAAGCCAGAGAAATTAAAGCGGTGTATTCGTACAGCGGCTGGGACTAGCTGGGAGGATCAGAGTCTGCTAGAATGGGATACAG ATGACTTTCGGATATTCTGTGGCGATTTGGGTAATGAAGTAAACGATGATATTTTGGCTCGGGCATTCAGCCGATATCCCTCGTTCCTGAAGGCCAAAGTGATTCGTGACAAACGCACAGGGAAGACCAAAGGATATGGCTTTGTGAGCTTCAAGGACCCTAATGACTATGTGCGAGCCATGCGGGAGATGAATG GAAAGTATGTTGGCTCGCGGCCCATCAAGCTCAGGAAAAGCATGTGGAAAGACCGCAATATAGATATTGTGCGCAAGAAGCAGAGAGAGAAGAAGAAACTCGGCCTGAGATAA